One Desulfovibrio fairfieldensis genomic window carries:
- a CDS encoding ABC transporter substrate-binding protein, with translation MKITTGVVIFCLAVLTLFCGSRAALAAAAPVPMKTAWLGENEAFAVWYAKKHGWDREVGLDVSMLRFGSGKAIVEGILAYDWAVAGCGAVPALTAALNDRLDIIAVANDESLANALYVRADSPILKVKGANPAFPEIYGDRASVAKKLILCPKATSAHYLMTAWLKALGLSEKDVRVRYMDPTPALGAFSGGLGDAVALWAPLTYEAEQKGFKAAALSNHCGVSQPVLLVANRAYADKYPQRIEAFLKMYFRAVDMLRATPPENLAADYSRFFKEWTGLELTPEQAVQDLKAHPVFTLNEQLALFNAAQGKSKLQTWLGDIAAFYESIGSVREADRPRLERMNAVTDVYLKAISPKP, from the coding sequence ATGAAAATAACAACTGGTGTGGTGATCTTCTGTCTGGCGGTTCTGACCCTCTTCTGCGGAAGCCGCGCCGCGCTGGCGGCCGCGGCTCCGGTGCCCATGAAAACGGCCTGGCTGGGGGAAAATGAGGCCTTTGCCGTCTGGTACGCCAAGAAGCACGGTTGGGACAGGGAAGTCGGCCTGGATGTTTCCATGCTGCGCTTCGGCTCGGGCAAGGCCATTGTCGAGGGCATCCTGGCCTATGACTGGGCCGTGGCCGGATGCGGCGCCGTGCCCGCCCTCACGGCCGCGCTCAATGACCGCCTGGACATCATCGCCGTGGCCAACGACGAATCCCTGGCCAATGCCCTGTATGTGCGGGCCGACAGTCCCATACTCAAGGTCAAGGGCGCCAATCCCGCCTTTCCGGAGATCTACGGCGACCGCGCCAGCGTGGCCAAAAAGCTGATCCTCTGCCCCAAGGCGACCTCCGCGCACTACCTGATGACGGCCTGGCTCAAGGCTCTGGGTCTGAGCGAAAAAGACGTGCGCGTCAGATATATGGACCCGACCCCTGCCTTGGGCGCGTTTTCCGGCGGTCTGGGCGACGCTGTGGCGCTCTGGGCGCCCCTGACCTATGAAGCGGAACAAAAAGGCTTCAAAGCCGCGGCGCTTTCCAATCACTGCGGCGTATCCCAACCCGTATTGCTGGTCGCCAACCGCGCCTATGCCGACAAATACCCGCAGCGGATCGAAGCCTTCCTCAAAATGTACTTCCGCGCCGTGGACATGCTGCGCGCCACGCCGCCGGAAAACCTGGCGGCGGACTACAGCCGCTTTTTCAAGGAATGGACGGGCCTGGAGCTGACTCCCGAACAGGCCGTGCAGGATCTCAAGGCCCATCCCGTCTTCACGCTCAACGAGCAGCTTGCTCTTTTCAACGCCGCCCAAGGCAAAAGCAAACTCCAAACCTGGCTGGGCGATATCGCGGCCTTTTACGAAAGCATCGGGTCCGTGCGCGAAGCCGACCGGCCTCGCCTGGAACGCATGAACGCCGTGACCGACGTCTATCTCAAGGCCATCAGCCCCAAACCTTAA
- a CDS encoding tripartite tricarboxylate transporter substrate binding protein: protein MITLMRLFRAALTTCALLLPLSPGMARAAYPDRPVNIIIPFGPGGAVDIAARILAEYFQTKHNITLNILCKAGGAGAPAMLEVAKARPDGYTYGFPSVTTFSTTPQVKATGYNIKDFRTVAQVSVMWLSLAVNADSPIKDFKGLIEAAKANPGKYNYASHGALSTQRLFMTLLLKQFPDVTLPHVAYTSGHDVSTALLGRHVTSGFGVTINQKPYVLSGDFRMIGVSSPERLPEFPDVPTFAEQLGNKELTLGSAHGLLAPRRVPDDRVETMQNLIKEALADPGVQAKFAKAGLSTDYLSAKEFQQVLDKSWQTIGTIMKENKFN from the coding sequence ATGATTACGCTGATGCGCCTTTTCCGCGCCGCGCTGACGACCTGCGCCCTCTTGCTGCCGCTTTCGCCGGGCATGGCCCGGGCCGCGTATCCCGACAGACCCGTCAACATCATCATCCCCTTCGGGCCGGGCGGCGCGGTGGACATTGCCGCCCGCATCCTGGCCGAATACTTTCAGACCAAACACAACATCACGCTGAATATTCTCTGCAAAGCCGGGGGCGCGGGCGCTCCGGCCATGCTGGAAGTGGCCAAGGCCCGGCCCGACGGCTACACTTACGGCTTCCCGTCCGTGACGACATTTTCAACCACGCCCCAGGTCAAGGCCACGGGCTACAACATCAAGGATTTCCGCACGGTAGCGCAAGTCTCCGTCATGTGGCTGAGTCTGGCCGTCAACGCCGATTCGCCGATCAAGGATTTCAAGGGGCTCATTGAAGCGGCCAAGGCCAATCCCGGTAAATACAATTATGCAAGCCACGGCGCGCTTTCCACCCAGCGCCTGTTCATGACCCTGCTGCTGAAGCAGTTCCCGGACGTGACCCTGCCTCATGTGGCCTATACAAGCGGCCACGACGTCTCCACCGCCCTGCTGGGACGCCATGTCACCAGCGGCTTCGGCGTGACCATCAACCAGAAGCCCTATGTGCTCTCCGGCGATTTCAGAATGATCGGCGTCTCCAGCCCCGAGCGCCTGCCGGAATTCCCCGACGTTCCCACCTTTGCCGAACAGCTCGGCAATAAGGAATTGACGCTGGGCTCGGCCCATGGTCTGTTGGCCCCCAGGCGCGTGCCCGACGACCGCGTGGAGACCATGCAGAATCTGATCAAGGAGGCGCTGGCCGACCCCGGCGTGCAGGCCAAGTTCGCCAAGGCCGGCCTGAGCACCGACTACCTCTCGGCCAAGGAATTCCAGCAGGTGCTGGACAAGAGCTGGCAAACCATCGGCACGATCATGAAGGAAAACAAGTTTAACTGA
- a CDS encoding M20/M25/M40 family metallo-hydrolase — MELAQWKEKLDAWFNDKEPEMFALLERIVNMDSFSHDGGDVNKLGETLAAWMAGAGFQTAMLPKRPSPPDEAWMDALGNVFCARSHAEEAGPGVAFIGHMDTVFPAGTAAARPFRLDRAADRATGPGILDMKAGLVINMFVARALKELDLMPVPMTLTFSPDEELGSPSTTPLLGQVLNGAHAVLCTEPGYPGGGVSVERKGSGHFLLEIQGKSAHAGRNYEEGASAVLELAHKILAFNEHLDLADGTTVNTGLISGGISANSVAPNARARIHCTFRTLEAGRKLVEDIRADVAKTWIPGTVSSASGGMRLYPLTPTPKVQALWQLVRQAGEVLEYPVRCIRSKGAAESGYCSSILDLPVVCSLGPEGTGLHADDEYITPSTFLPRAKLVALAALQAARVFDASPPRAISK, encoded by the coding sequence ATGGAACTCGCGCAATGGAAAGAAAAGCTGGATGCCTGGTTCAATGACAAGGAACCCGAGATGTTCGCCCTTCTGGAACGCATCGTGAACATGGATTCTTTTTCCCACGACGGCGGCGATGTGAACAAACTGGGCGAGACGCTCGCCGCCTGGATGGCCGGAGCGGGCTTTCAGACGGCCATGCTGCCCAAAAGGCCCTCGCCGCCCGATGAGGCCTGGATGGACGCTCTGGGCAACGTGTTCTGCGCCCGCAGCCATGCCGAGGAAGCCGGACCGGGCGTGGCCTTCATCGGGCACATGGACACGGTCTTTCCGGCCGGGACGGCGGCGGCCCGCCCCTTCCGCCTGGACCGAGCCGCCGACAGAGCCACCGGCCCCGGCATTCTGGACATGAAGGCCGGGCTTGTGATCAACATGTTCGTAGCCAGGGCCCTGAAAGAACTGGACCTGATGCCCGTGCCCATGACCCTGACCTTTTCGCCCGACGAGGAACTGGGTTCGCCCTCCACCACGCCTCTGCTCGGCCAAGTGCTTAACGGCGCGCACGCGGTGCTCTGCACGGAGCCGGGCTATCCCGGCGGCGGGGTTTCCGTGGAACGCAAGGGCTCCGGCCACTTCCTGCTTGAAATTCAGGGCAAGTCCGCCCATGCCGGGCGCAATTACGAGGAAGGCGCTTCCGCCGTTCTTGAGCTGGCCCACAAAATCCTGGCTTTCAACGAACATCTGGATCTCGCCGACGGCACCACGGTGAACACCGGCCTGATCAGCGGCGGCATCTCCGCCAACTCCGTGGCCCCCAATGCCCGGGCGCGCATCCATTGCACCTTCCGCACGCTGGAGGCCGGTCGCAAACTTGTGGAGGATATCCGGGCCGATGTGGCGAAAACCTGGATTCCCGGCACTGTTTCCAGTGCCAGCGGCGGCATGCGGCTATATCCGCTGACGCCCACTCCCAAGGTCCAGGCCCTGTGGCAACTGGTACGGCAGGCCGGAGAGGTTCTGGAGTATCCGGTACGCTGCATCCGCTCCAAAGGAGCGGCGGAATCGGGCTACTGCTCAAGCATTCTGGACCTGCCGGTCGTCTGCAGCCTGGGACCGGAGGGCACAGGCCTGCATGCCGACGACGAGTACATCACTCCCTCGACCTTCCTGCCGCGCGCCAAACTGGTGGCCCTGGCCGCCCTGCAGGCGGCGCGCGTTTTTGACGCATCCCCTCCGAGAGCAATTTCGAAATGA